The following are from one region of the Rhodopirellula sp. P2 genome:
- a CDS encoding DUF3500 domain-containing protein → MNFNRPNGQQVARRDFVKLGGAVAAGVASAGLFNARFAHAAGSTTTSAETFVGELYASLSDKQKIAVWRPFDHADRQKINPNWHVSKATIGDDLFTPKQKTLIDQIVRNITSKDGYDRLIEQMEYDDGGMDSYSFALFGEPGTDQFQFEMTGRHLTMRADGNRLDKTAFGGPIVYGHGEEYLPDSPFFYQTQQANKVFQALDADQAKLALQKKAPSETAVQLQGANGHFPGIGVDQLSSDQKELVESTLKMLLAPYREDDADEVMEILKGSGGIDQLHMAFYQEEDVDNDRVWDIWRVEGPTMVWHFRGAPHVHAYLNIGVKS, encoded by the coding sequence ATGAACTTCAATCGTCCCAATGGTCAACAAGTTGCCCGACGAGACTTCGTCAAACTGGGAGGCGCTGTCGCCGCGGGAGTCGCGTCCGCCGGCCTCTTCAACGCCCGATTTGCTCATGCCGCAGGATCGACCACAACCTCCGCCGAGACCTTCGTTGGAGAACTGTATGCCTCTCTTTCCGACAAACAAAAGATCGCGGTCTGGCGACCGTTTGATCACGCCGATCGCCAAAAAATCAATCCGAACTGGCACGTCAGCAAAGCGACCATCGGCGACGACCTGTTCACACCGAAACAAAAGACGCTGATCGACCAAATCGTACGCAACATCACATCCAAAGACGGTTACGACCGGTTGATCGAACAGATGGAATACGATGACGGTGGAATGGACAGCTACAGCTTCGCGTTGTTCGGAGAGCCTGGAACGGACCAGTTCCAATTTGAGATGACCGGACGGCACCTGACGATGCGAGCCGACGGAAATCGACTCGACAAGACAGCTTTCGGCGGCCCGATTGTTTATGGGCACGGCGAAGAATATCTCCCCGACAGCCCGTTCTTCTACCAAACCCAACAGGCGAACAAGGTTTTCCAAGCGTTGGACGCCGACCAAGCCAAATTGGCGCTGCAAAAGAAGGCCCCCAGTGAAACAGCCGTGCAGTTGCAAGGTGCGAACGGTCACTTCCCTGGCATTGGCGTCGATCAACTTTCCAGCGATCAAAAAGAACTGGTCGAATCGACGCTCAAAATGTTGTTGGCCCCGTATCGCGAAGACGATGCGGATGAAGTCATGGAAATCCTCAAGGGCAGCGGAGGAATCGATCAACTGCACATGGCGTTTTATCAAGAAGAGGACGTCGACAACGATCGCGTCTGGGACATCTGGCGAGTCGAAGGCCCAACGATGGTCTGGCACTTCCGCGGCGCACCGCACGTTCATGCCTACCTCAACATCGGCGTGAAGTCGTAG
- a CDS encoding sulfatase, translating into MQFLRPLAIFLGLICFAFTLPTPTPAQDTPSSKPLNVLMIAVDDLRPELGCFGKSDIHSPNIDRLAAAGMRFDRAYCQVAVCGASRASLMSGCRPETTQCWNFKTLLRSQMPDVLTIPQHLSRNGYDTGFLGKIYHSPSDDADAWTVDANQWAPRDRSKGKGYVQALPRKRNPANSSEKTGPSIENGGDVPDSAYTDGHNADRAVAMLERFSTQDKPFFLAVGFLKPHLPFNAPSKYWDLYDRDTIEIPSRKDVIDGLPYARSSWGELKNYTDIPAKTNMLNDEKTRELIHGYRAAVSYMDAQVGKVLDALEANGQRENTIVVLWGDHGWYVGDFGDWCKHTNYEIATRVPLIVSAPGVPAGKTESLVELVDVFPTLCELTGLPIPGHCQGKSIAGVVRDPELSVRPAAFSQYKKSKPGVGPVLGTSIRTDRFRYTEYVSSKTGKLEDIVLIDFDNDPGATRNVASDPAYQSFLPQLHAWCEQSSTGL; encoded by the coding sequence ATGCAATTCCTTCGCCCTCTCGCCATTTTTCTTGGCTTGATCTGCTTCGCCTTCACGCTGCCGACGCCAACGCCGGCGCAGGACACTCCGTCATCCAAACCTCTGAATGTTTTGATGATCGCCGTCGATGATCTGCGACCTGAGCTGGGATGTTTTGGCAAATCCGACATCCATTCCCCCAACATTGATCGCTTGGCCGCCGCTGGCATGCGATTCGATCGTGCGTATTGCCAGGTGGCTGTGTGCGGCGCTTCCCGCGCCAGCCTGATGAGTGGCTGCCGCCCGGAAACAACCCAGTGTTGGAACTTCAAAACCCTGTTGCGGTCGCAAATGCCCGATGTGTTGACAATCCCACAGCACCTCTCACGAAATGGCTACGACACGGGATTTTTGGGCAAGATCTACCATAGCCCCAGCGACGACGCAGACGCTTGGACCGTCGATGCCAACCAATGGGCTCCGCGAGATCGAAGCAAGGGAAAAGGATACGTTCAGGCACTGCCTCGAAAACGCAATCCTGCCAACTCGAGCGAGAAGACCGGACCGTCCATCGAAAACGGGGGCGATGTTCCAGACAGTGCTTATACCGATGGCCACAACGCAGACCGCGCCGTTGCCATGCTGGAGCGGTTTTCAACCCAAGACAAACCGTTTTTCTTGGCGGTCGGATTCTTGAAACCACACCTGCCGTTCAATGCACCGAGCAAGTACTGGGACCTCTACGATCGCGACACCATTGAAATTCCCTCTCGCAAAGATGTCATCGATGGTCTGCCGTACGCTCGTTCCAGTTGGGGAGAACTGAAGAACTACACCGACATTCCCGCGAAGACGAACATGTTGAATGACGAGAAAACTCGCGAGTTGATCCATGGCTATCGAGCCGCGGTCAGCTACATGGATGCACAAGTTGGCAAGGTGTTGGACGCACTGGAAGCCAATGGGCAACGCGAGAACACGATCGTGGTGTTGTGGGGCGACCATGGGTGGTACGTCGGCGACTTCGGTGATTGGTGCAAACACACCAACTACGAGATCGCAACACGAGTCCCGTTGATCGTCTCTGCACCTGGGGTTCCTGCGGGGAAAACCGAATCACTGGTCGAACTGGTGGATGTCTTTCCCACCTTGTGCGAGTTGACCGGCTTGCCGATCCCCGGACATTGCCAAGGCAAAAGCATCGCGGGCGTGGTTCGTGATCCGGAGTTGTCCGTTCGTCCGGCGGCCTTCAGCCAATACAAAAAATCCAAGCCAGGAGTTGGGCCCGTTTTGGGGACCAGTATCCGAACGGACCGGTTCCGTTACACGGAGTATGTTTCATCCAAGACGGGCAAGCTGGAAGACATTGTTCTGATCGATTTTGATAACGATCCCGGTGCGACGCGGAACGTGGCTTCCGACCCCGCGTACCAATCGTTTCTGCCGCAATTGCACGCTTGGTGCGAACAATCTTCCACGGGACTATGA
- a CDS encoding thioesterase II family protein: MPANDALCQIGPPSSSKVHLLWVPHAGGATAPLFKQFRSLAASANAPKFVNFWAVRMAGRESRFSDPLETDMDSLVQSIAAEVERRFDANDALVLAGHSLGALIAYRLAIRLLEGPRLREGLSGSTNVKGLIVMGASPPNQWTQNRDWLDWDNTAFANELDRRYGGLPAGLKEHPDALALFLPIVRADLKLARGVASAEHPVIPIPIRALAGAEDHVANRAKMQGWQSLTSAGFSLRVLPGDHFFPVANLSKVMLTAETLAGGEG, from the coding sequence ATGCCGGCGAATGATGCCCTGTGCCAAATTGGTCCGCCATCCAGCTCGAAAGTTCATTTGCTGTGGGTCCCGCATGCCGGGGGTGCGACGGCTCCTCTGTTCAAACAGTTTCGCAGCCTCGCGGCATCGGCGAACGCACCGAAGTTCGTCAATTTCTGGGCGGTTCGGATGGCTGGGCGAGAATCTCGATTTTCGGATCCGCTGGAAACGGACATGGACTCGCTGGTCCAATCCATCGCGGCCGAGGTGGAACGAAGGTTTGATGCCAACGATGCGTTGGTGCTGGCCGGACACAGCCTCGGTGCATTGATCGCCTATCGCTTGGCGATTCGCCTGCTGGAAGGGCCCCGATTGCGAGAAGGATTGTCCGGTTCCACCAACGTGAAAGGGTTGATCGTGATGGGAGCCTCGCCTCCAAACCAATGGACCCAAAACCGCGATTGGCTGGACTGGGACAACACGGCGTTCGCGAACGAACTCGATCGTCGCTACGGCGGGTTGCCGGCGGGTTTGAAAGAGCACCCCGATGCGCTCGCGTTGTTCCTGCCCATCGTGCGTGCGGACTTGAAACTGGCCCGAGGAGTCGCGTCCGCGGAACATCCCGTCATCCCCATCCCCATCCGGGCTCTGGCCGGGGCAGAAGACCATGTTGCCAACCGAGCCAAGATGCAAGGCTGGCAATCACTCACGTCGGCTGGGTTCTCTTTGCGAGTGTTGCCGGGCGATCACTTTTTCCCGGTTGCGAATTTGAGCAAAGTGATGCTGACCGCGGAGACGCTGGCCGGGGGCGAGGGTTGA
- a CDS encoding tetratricopeptide repeat protein, translated as MNEDTTAPDRPRVSRQQAPRTLSRTKKACFGFVTTVLGLVTIELALTLVGVGRSTDQADPLMGFSRQVPLLERFVDEDGKTWMRTAENKLVWFNDQRFPLNKPANTQRIFCLGGSTTFGRPYDDNTSFAGWLREWLPHVDGARHHEVFNAGGVSYASYRVAAVMEELKVYEPDLFIVYTGQNEFLERRTYADFFDQSQAQLWLTGWLNKTRTYGVIESIVRKTRQPKRSADSIDLAAEVDERLNHTVGPSDYVRDEEWSNNVREHFRFNVRRMISMARSADAKILFVVPASNEKDCSPFKPGPDEDWFESGRRAFEAGDFDVAQSAFRAAIDRDICPLRASSDFAAFIRELPESDDVRVLDFDASLRDVCRAEQGHGVLGEEYFLDHVHPTIEAHRQLSRWLISEMQDAGWLPEDSIALDELPPETVAEVDRSVWDRIDRTAQGIAMRNLAKVMHWAGKFEVAEPRARDAIRMLDGDVESQFILADCLRWIGRIDESVAEFEQGVKAYPDYYRGLQRYGQLLLELGEYESARDLLVVAAIGWPESDPRHWSARFQLAVAHLGASDFEAAHSELLRCHEHAPDDLDVVFALAEASAGIGKSEVAIELYERVLDAFPDDVETHLNLAYTLLRMDQTRRASMHFETALLLAPDNTRAKAGMTVIGQLDQSSK; from the coding sequence ATGAACGAAGACACAACCGCCCCCGACCGTCCACGGGTGTCTCGCCAGCAAGCTCCCAGGACGCTCAGCCGAACCAAGAAAGCTTGCTTTGGTTTTGTGACGACCGTGTTGGGTCTGGTGACGATTGAGCTTGCTCTGACGCTGGTTGGCGTTGGGCGGTCGACCGACCAAGCGGATCCCTTGATGGGGTTTTCCAGGCAAGTCCCTTTGTTGGAGCGTTTCGTCGATGAAGACGGCAAGACGTGGATGCGAACCGCGGAAAACAAACTGGTTTGGTTCAATGATCAACGCTTTCCGCTGAACAAACCCGCCAACACGCAGCGGATTTTTTGCCTGGGAGGGTCCACGACATTTGGGCGGCCTTACGACGACAACACCTCCTTCGCGGGGTGGTTGCGAGAATGGTTGCCGCATGTCGATGGAGCCAGGCATCATGAAGTCTTCAACGCGGGTGGGGTCAGTTATGCCAGCTACCGTGTGGCGGCGGTGATGGAAGAGTTGAAAGTCTATGAGCCGGATCTGTTCATCGTTTACACCGGGCAGAATGAGTTTCTCGAGCGGCGAACCTACGCGGACTTCTTTGACCAATCGCAGGCTCAACTTTGGTTGACCGGATGGTTGAACAAGACGCGGACGTACGGGGTGATCGAATCCATCGTTCGCAAAACGCGACAACCCAAACGCAGCGCTGACTCAATCGATTTGGCCGCCGAGGTGGACGAACGCCTGAACCACACGGTGGGGCCTTCGGACTATGTGCGTGATGAGGAGTGGAGCAACAACGTACGAGAACACTTTCGATTCAACGTTCGGCGGATGATTTCAATGGCTCGGTCGGCGGACGCAAAGATTCTGTTCGTCGTTCCCGCTTCCAACGAAAAGGACTGCAGTCCCTTCAAGCCGGGGCCCGACGAGGACTGGTTTGAAAGCGGGCGACGTGCCTTCGAAGCTGGAGATTTCGATGTTGCCCAGTCGGCATTTCGAGCGGCGATTGATCGCGACATTTGCCCGCTGCGTGCGTCCAGTGATTTTGCTGCGTTCATTCGTGAGCTTCCCGAATCCGACGATGTTCGCGTGCTCGATTTCGATGCCTCCCTGCGTGACGTTTGCCGTGCTGAACAGGGGCATGGCGTGCTGGGAGAAGAGTATTTCCTGGACCACGTTCACCCGACGATTGAGGCTCACCGTCAGTTGTCTCGGTGGCTGATTTCGGAGATGCAAGACGCGGGCTGGTTGCCAGAAGATTCGATTGCCTTGGATGAACTGCCCCCGGAAACGGTCGCCGAGGTGGACCGTTCTGTTTGGGATCGCATCGACCGCACTGCACAAGGAATCGCGATGCGAAACCTCGCCAAAGTCATGCACTGGGCGGGGAAATTTGAGGTCGCCGAGCCCCGTGCCCGGGATGCGATCCGAATGCTGGACGGGGATGTCGAAAGCCAGTTCATTCTCGCCGACTGTCTTCGCTGGATCGGGCGAATTGACGAATCGGTGGCTGAATTCGAACAGGGCGTCAAAGCGTACCCGGACTACTATCGCGGACTCCAACGCTACGGGCAATTGTTGCTTGAGTTGGGGGAGTATGAGTCGGCACGAGACCTGTTGGTTGTCGCTGCGATTGGATGGCCGGAGTCCGATCCGCGGCATTGGTCGGCCCGCTTTCAGCTTGCGGTCGCCCATTTAGGGGCCAGTGACTTCGAAGCCGCTCACAGTGAATTGCTGCGATGCCACGAACATGCGCCCGATGATTTGGACGTGGTGTTCGCACTCGCCGAAGCCAGTGCCGGTATCGGAAAGTCAGAGGTGGCGATCGAGTTGTACGAGCGCGTTTTGGACGCGTTCCCGGACGACGTGGAGACTCATCTCAACCTTGCCTACACGTTGCTGCGGATGGATCAAACGCGGCGAGCATCCATGCATTTCGAGACAGCCTTGCTGCTGGCGCCTGACAACACTCGGGCCAAAGCCGGGATGACTGTCATCGGCCAGTTGGATCAATCGTCGAAATAG
- a CDS encoding carbohydrate-binding family 9-like protein: protein MPSCAVRTPLFHHRLPAPFVIVAATLLSIAGSTDAFAAEPPTLIVQKCEDFEVTGQGDNQAWKACDWVSLNRRGNGQLDYQSRFKMLYSDKGVYVLFDGADQTLTATMQADFLDLWNEDVFECFFWTNEKDPVYFEYEISPLGFELPILVPNLDGKFLGWRPWHYEGAKKIEKKVSATGGKNESMSTVTGWRAEVFLPYAVLEPLRNVPPKTGTRWRANFYRVDYDQKKTTGWDWARVGPSFHDIENFGTLVFGKVVESEKPQDDIRDLKLADWQPKSMLKTKVTRVNTPSYPVIDVHNHLGGGANVLTEERVKRYLQVMDEANVETVINLDGGWDDKLKETVAALDAAHPGRFLTFALINLRDFETEGWSERETARLRKSFEAGAKGLKFHKSLGLSYRNQAGNLLTIDDERLDPIWELCGEMKRPVMIHTADPAAFFTPLDRFNERWHELNAHPGWVFHGDRYPSREELLEQRNRAIAKHPNTTFIGAHFGNNPEDLETVGQWLDQYPNFHIDIDARISELGRQPYSSRKFFLKYQDRIMFGTDTTPDPNAYRLYYRFLETDDEYFDTAESHHRQGFWNIYGIFLPDTVLEKVYRGNAARILGLKSPVNAASKN from the coding sequence ATGCCCTCCTGCGCCGTCCGAACACCTCTCTTTCACCACCGGCTTCCCGCACCGTTTGTCATCGTCGCAGCAACCCTGCTGTCGATCGCAGGGTCAACGGATGCATTCGCAGCCGAACCACCCACCTTGATCGTACAGAAATGCGAGGACTTCGAGGTCACCGGCCAAGGCGACAACCAGGCCTGGAAAGCGTGCGACTGGGTTTCGTTGAACCGGCGCGGCAACGGGCAACTCGATTACCAATCGCGGTTCAAGATGCTGTACTCGGACAAAGGCGTCTACGTCTTGTTCGACGGTGCCGATCAAACGCTGACCGCCACGATGCAGGCAGACTTCTTGGACCTTTGGAACGAAGACGTTTTCGAATGTTTCTTCTGGACCAACGAAAAAGATCCGGTCTACTTCGAATACGAAATCTCGCCGCTCGGGTTTGAGCTGCCGATCCTGGTGCCCAATTTGGATGGGAAGTTTCTCGGTTGGCGACCCTGGCACTATGAAGGCGCCAAGAAGATTGAAAAGAAGGTCTCTGCAACGGGCGGCAAAAACGAATCGATGAGCACCGTCACCGGATGGCGTGCTGAAGTCTTCCTGCCCTACGCAGTTTTGGAACCACTTCGAAATGTCCCGCCCAAAACAGGAACTCGGTGGCGAGCCAACTTCTACCGCGTTGACTACGACCAAAAGAAAACCACCGGTTGGGATTGGGCGCGGGTTGGCCCCAGCTTCCACGACATTGAAAACTTCGGAACCTTGGTCTTCGGCAAAGTCGTCGAATCCGAAAAGCCCCAGGACGACATCCGTGACTTGAAACTTGCGGACTGGCAGCCAAAGTCGATGCTGAAGACCAAGGTCACTCGCGTCAACACGCCCTCGTATCCAGTCATCGACGTTCACAACCATCTTGGGGGCGGTGCGAACGTGCTGACGGAAGAACGCGTCAAACGGTACCTGCAAGTCATGGACGAGGCCAACGTTGAAACGGTCATCAACCTGGACGGAGGCTGGGATGACAAACTGAAGGAAACCGTCGCCGCCTTGGACGCCGCGCACCCGGGCCGGTTCCTCACCTTCGCCCTGATCAACCTGCGTGATTTTGAAACCGAAGGCTGGTCCGAGCGAGAAACCGCGCGGCTACGCAAAAGTTTCGAAGCTGGTGCGAAGGGGCTCAAGTTCCATAAATCATTGGGGCTGTCTTACCGGAACCAAGCCGGCAACCTGCTCACGATCGATGACGAACGGCTGGATCCGATCTGGGAGCTGTGCGGAGAGATGAAACGCCCCGTGATGATTCATACCGCTGACCCAGCCGCCTTCTTCACGCCTCTGGATCGGTTCAACGAACGCTGGCACGAATTGAACGCGCACCCCGGTTGGGTGTTCCATGGCGACCGCTACCCGTCGCGTGAAGAACTGCTGGAACAACGCAACCGAGCGATCGCGAAGCATCCCAACACGACCTTCATCGGGGCTCACTTCGGCAACAATCCGGAAGACCTGGAAACCGTCGGGCAATGGCTCGACCAGTACCCGAACTTCCACATCGACATCGACGCACGGATCTCCGAACTGGGACGACAACCGTACAGCAGCCGCAAGTTCTTTCTTAAGTACCAAGACCGAATCATGTTCGGCACCGACACGACGCCTGATCCCAACGCCTACCGGTTGTACTATCGCTTCCTGGAAACCGACGACGAGTACTTCGACACCGCCGAATCGCACCACCGGCAAGGTTTCTGGAACATCTACGGCATTTTCCTGCCTGACACCGTTCTTGAAAAGGTTTACCGCGGCAACGCGGCCCGAATCCTGGGCCTGAAGTCACCTGTCAACGCCGCCAGCAAAAACTGA
- a CDS encoding metallophosphoesterase family protein, which produces MKRRSFLQSAVAASAVGAVGHSSNANAAPPAEGKSGFRTELNDAFAIDDNAVIFRTDAVTRPVNVMVVADTHLFTDDDRGEPYREFSGRMAKAYNRTTHFKTRQPTTPEKSFQDAIERANAQKVDLLALVGDIFSFPSEAAIEWVSEQLDDLKMPWLYVAGNHDWHYEGMEGSLQDLRSEWIERRLKPLYQGKNPLMAAYDIHGVRFLALDNSNYEVLPEQLEFFREQLRSGLPLVLLVHIPLYVPGRSMGFGCGHPEWGADTDRNHKIERRPKWPESGHTQATFDFHREVFGADPSQLLGVFAGHTHRQSVDVINGIPQFVTNANAVGAFMDVRFVPQA; this is translated from the coding sequence ATGAAACGTCGTTCTTTCTTGCAGTCGGCTGTGGCCGCATCCGCCGTGGGCGCGGTTGGTCACTCGTCGAATGCGAACGCGGCGCCACCCGCCGAGGGGAAATCTGGTTTTCGAACCGAACTCAACGATGCCTTTGCCATCGACGACAACGCAGTCATCTTTCGCACGGATGCTGTGACTCGTCCTGTCAATGTGATGGTGGTCGCGGACACGCATCTGTTCACGGATGACGATCGAGGCGAGCCGTATCGCGAATTCAGCGGACGGATGGCAAAGGCATACAATCGAACCACGCACTTCAAGACTCGTCAGCCCACCACTCCGGAGAAGAGTTTCCAAGATGCGATTGAGCGAGCCAACGCCCAAAAGGTGGATCTGTTGGCGTTGGTGGGGGACATCTTCAGTTTTCCATCGGAAGCGGCGATCGAATGGGTTTCCGAGCAACTCGACGACCTGAAGATGCCCTGGCTGTATGTGGCAGGCAACCATGACTGGCACTACGAAGGCATGGAGGGCTCGTTGCAGGACCTGCGTTCGGAATGGATCGAACGACGCTTGAAACCGCTGTATCAGGGGAAGAATCCTTTGATGGCCGCGTACGACATTCACGGCGTTCGCTTTCTCGCCCTCGACAACTCGAATTACGAGGTTCTGCCGGAGCAATTGGAGTTCTTTCGTGAGCAACTTCGCAGTGGGCTGCCTTTGGTGCTGTTGGTTCATATCCCGTTGTATGTTCCTGGTCGTTCCATGGGGTTTGGGTGTGGGCATCCCGAGTGGGGCGCTGACACCGACCGGAATCACAAGATTGAACGTCGCCCCAAGTGGCCTGAATCGGGGCACACTCAGGCCACGTTCGATTTTCATCGCGAGGTCTTTGGAGCTGATCCCAGCCAATTGCTGGGAGTCTTCGCAGGGCACACGCATCGCCAATCGGTTGATGTGATCAATGGCATCCCGCAATTTGTCACCAACGCCAACGCGGTGGGCGCCTTCATGGATGTTCGTTTTGTGCCCCAAGCCTGA
- a CDS encoding polysaccharide deacetylase family protein: protein MQRFVWTFFILLFAAFVSAGEPQSLTNIPSRVQTPKPLTEGGVVLTFDDRNFQDWIQALPLLDEFGVQATFFISGKIDGPALKAIQKLQAHGHAIGSHSVNHLKAVEYFEENSAETFLRREITPQLNELQAAGVAPVCFAYPMSRNNAATDEALLNVFRHLRTGKSIAANERLRDADAFFVPAAKIAEQGCLAGKGIDFAPTRPDRTYEQIDGAFDRAAKNNEIIVLYAHRIAESGNGNFITPEALTRILQSAKQRGLRFYTFNDLP from the coding sequence GTGCAACGATTCGTTTGGACATTCTTCATCCTCCTCTTCGCGGCATTCGTCAGTGCAGGCGAACCGCAGTCACTGACCAACATCCCGAGCCGCGTCCAAACACCAAAACCGCTCACCGAAGGCGGTGTGGTGCTCACCTTTGACGACCGCAACTTTCAGGACTGGATCCAGGCGTTGCCGCTGTTGGATGAGTTTGGCGTCCAAGCCACCTTCTTCATCAGTGGGAAGATTGACGGCCCGGCGCTCAAAGCAATTCAGAAACTCCAAGCTCACGGGCATGCGATCGGTTCGCACAGCGTCAACCATCTCAAAGCGGTGGAGTACTTCGAAGAAAATTCCGCCGAAACGTTCTTGCGACGTGAGATCACTCCTCAGCTGAACGAGCTTCAGGCCGCAGGTGTCGCTCCGGTCTGCTTCGCCTACCCGATGAGTCGCAACAATGCCGCGACGGACGAGGCGTTGTTGAACGTGTTCCGGCATTTGCGGACGGGCAAAAGCATTGCGGCCAACGAACGCCTCCGTGATGCCGACGCCTTCTTCGTGCCAGCGGCCAAGATCGCCGAGCAGGGGTGTTTGGCCGGCAAAGGAATCGACTTCGCGCCCACTCGGCCCGATCGAACGTATGAACAGATTGACGGCGCGTTCGATCGCGCTGCCAAAAACAACGAGATCATCGTGCTGTATGCCCATCGCATTGCCGAATCCGGAAACGGCAACTTCATCACCCCCGAAGCCCTCACCCGCATCCTGCAAAGTGCCAAGCAACGAGGCCTCCGGTTCTACACCTTCAACGACCTGCCCTAA